A genome region from Arthrobacter sp. SLBN-100 includes the following:
- a CDS encoding FAD-dependent oxidoreductase: MSAPAPSTSTAPATRIVIAGAGPAAQALVSQLHRARFSGTITVLSNRDDTPEELLELALLPQVSVRFGQPASHIDPENQTIATADGMEFSYDQLVIATGSAPVASPVEGANRCLSYSTIDDAARIGEAVSEVTKELGRRPLGILVGTGAAAGQAEAVLRARGVRPIRTTARPAAVVPGTSATGLTASGVVFEDGSSMNGDLVVLAEERVSRDGLAASAGLQTAATGGIVVSRDFRTSIPGIWAIGDAAAFDGVRLGLLVAAASAAGACATQLLGAASAPAAPPALPAAA; encoded by the coding sequence ATGTCCGCTCCGGCACCCTCCACCTCCACCGCCCCCGCCACCCGCATCGTCATCGCGGGGGCGGGCCCCGCTGCCCAGGCCCTCGTCAGCCAGCTTCACCGTGCCAGGTTCTCCGGCACCATCACCGTGCTGAGCAACCGGGACGATACCCCCGAGGAACTCCTCGAACTTGCGCTTCTCCCCCAGGTCTCTGTCCGGTTCGGCCAGCCGGCCAGCCACATCGACCCCGAGAACCAGACCATCGCAACGGCGGACGGCATGGAATTCAGCTACGACCAGCTGGTCATCGCCACCGGATCAGCACCGGTGGCGAGCCCCGTGGAGGGTGCCAACCGCTGCTTGAGCTACTCCACGATCGATGACGCTGCCCGCATCGGCGAGGCCGTCAGCGAAGTCACCAAGGAACTGGGCAGGCGCCCGCTGGGGATCCTGGTGGGCACAGGTGCTGCCGCGGGCCAGGCAGAAGCGGTGCTCCGCGCCAGGGGCGTCCGGCCCATCCGCACCACCGCCCGGCCGGCCGCCGTCGTTCCCGGTACCTCAGCCACAGGCCTCACGGCCTCCGGCGTTGTTTTTGAAGATGGCAGCAGCATGAACGGAGACCTGGTGGTCCTGGCCGAAGAACGGGTGTCCCGGGACGGCCTCGCCGCCAGCGCGGGCCTGCAGACCGCGGCTACCGGCGGGATCGTCGTCAGCAGGGACTTCCGCACGTCCATCCCCGGCATTTGGGCGATCGGTGACGCGGCGGCATTCGACGGCGTCCGCCTGGGCCTGCTGGTGGCCGCGGCTTCCGCGGCGGGCGCCTGCGCCACCCAGCTCCTGGGCGCGGCATCCGCTCCGGCCGCTCCGCCCGCACTGCCGGCCGCCGCCTGA
- a CDS encoding SDR family oxidoreductase, which yields MSGTSRTRDSAKTVLVTGATGYIGGRLVPRLLDEGHSVKVLVRSPGKIAGVPWRDQVEVVESSLDDGGALQAALAGVEVFYYLVHSMAAGAGFEAKERAMARTAADAAAAAGVARIVYLGGLHPQGVALSTHMRSREAVGQVFLDSPVDAIVFQAGVVIGSGSASFEMIRHLAETLPLMPAPSWVRNRIEAIAVRDVLYYLVAAASLDGPLNRTFDVGCRQVLTYAGMMQEYAAEAGLPYRPVLALPVPAPKLAGLWVALTTPIPLSMAVPLVQSLQHDAVSNEQDIDQYIPQPDGGLTPYRTAVALALGKEREGQVETTWASAGAAADPLPSDPDWAGHKVYIDERTFHGDVDPARVWTVIEGIGGRNGWYSLPLAWQVRGWLDKLTGGAGLLRGRRHPHTLATGEVVDWWRVERIEHGKLLRLRAEMRAPGRAWLELSVEPDGTGSRYRQRAIFFPKGLSGRLYWLGVLPFHSLIFPAMARNITGAARKLVDAEPGARTP from the coding sequence ATGAGCGGAACCAGCAGGACCCGGGATTCAGCCAAAACTGTCCTGGTGACCGGCGCCACCGGCTACATCGGTGGCCGCCTGGTGCCCAGGCTCCTGGATGAGGGGCACAGCGTCAAAGTCCTGGTGCGCTCTCCCGGCAAGATCGCGGGCGTCCCCTGGCGGGACCAGGTGGAGGTGGTGGAAAGCAGCCTGGACGACGGCGGGGCGTTGCAGGCGGCGCTGGCCGGCGTCGAGGTTTTCTACTACCTGGTGCACTCCATGGCCGCCGGGGCCGGCTTTGAAGCCAAGGAGCGGGCCATGGCCCGGACGGCTGCCGACGCCGCGGCCGCCGCCGGCGTGGCCAGGATCGTCTACCTGGGCGGGCTCCACCCCCAGGGCGTGGCGCTTTCCACCCACATGCGCTCCCGCGAGGCTGTCGGCCAGGTGTTCCTCGACAGCCCGGTGGATGCCATCGTCTTCCAGGCCGGGGTGGTCATTGGCTCGGGTTCGGCGTCCTTCGAGATGATCCGCCACCTCGCCGAAACGCTGCCGCTGATGCCGGCGCCCAGTTGGGTCCGGAACCGCATCGAGGCCATCGCGGTGCGCGATGTCCTGTACTACCTCGTCGCCGCGGCGTCACTGGACGGCCCGCTCAACCGTACCTTCGACGTCGGCTGCCGCCAGGTCCTCACGTACGCCGGCATGATGCAGGAGTACGCCGCGGAAGCCGGCCTGCCGTACCGGCCGGTGCTGGCACTGCCCGTTCCGGCACCCAAGCTGGCCGGGCTATGGGTTGCCCTGACCACCCCCATCCCGCTGTCCATGGCTGTGCCGCTGGTCCAGTCCCTGCAGCACGATGCCGTGTCCAACGAGCAAGACATCGACCAGTACATCCCGCAGCCCGACGGCGGCCTGACCCCCTACCGCACCGCCGTCGCCCTGGCCCTCGGGAAGGAACGCGAGGGCCAGGTGGAGACCACGTGGGCCAGCGCCGGTGCTGCCGCCGATCCCCTGCCGAGTGACCCGGACTGGGCGGGGCACAAGGTGTACATCGACGAACGCACCTTTCATGGCGACGTCGATCCGGCCCGGGTGTGGACGGTCATCGAGGGCATCGGCGGGCGGAACGGCTGGTACTCGCTGCCGCTGGCCTGGCAGGTGCGGGGCTGGCTGGACAAGCTGACGGGCGGGGCGGGGCTGCTGCGGGGACGCCGGCATCCGCACACGCTGGCCACTGGTGAAGTGGTGGACTGGTGGCGGGTGGAACGGATCGAGCACGGAAAACTGCTGCGGCTGCGCGCCGAGATGCGGGCCCCGGGACGTGCCTGGCTGGAGCTGTCCGTTGAGCCGGACGGGACCGGCAGCCGGTACCGGCAGCGGGCCATTTTCTTCCCCAAAGGGCTGAGCGGGCGGCTGTACTGGCTGGGGGTCCTGCCGTTCCACAGCCTGATCTTCCCGGCCATGGCCAGGAACATCACCGGGGCGGCGCGGAAGCTGGTGGATGCGGAGCCCGGCGCCCGGACCCCGTAG
- a CDS encoding cysteine desulfurase: protein MAVVSTPATLERALPVMDNAEVQRIRNDFPVLDQLVNGRPLIYLDSGATSQNPLSVIEAEQEFYEQRNAAVHRGAHHLAVEATEAFEDARQTLAGFVGADYSELIWTSNATEGLNLLSYALSNAGLWAAQGRGDGRLKELALNPGDEIVVTEMEHHANLIPWQELAFRTGATLRYIPVDDDGSLRMDVARDTVNSRTKVLAFTHASNVLGTINPVRELAALGRQAGALVVLDACQSAPHMPLNVKELDVDFAVFSGHKMLAPTGIGVLYGKQDILDILPPFLTGGSMITTVTMERAEYLPAPQRFEAGTQRISQAVALAAAVNYLTETGLDRIHQWEAELGQRMVTGLESLPGIRVLGPAAGQDRIGLAAFDVDGVHAHDVGQFLDSRGIAVRVGHHCAQPLHRRLGLTATTRASAYLYNTTDDVDQFLDAVAGVRAYFRA, encoded by the coding sequence TTGGCCGTAGTATCAACGCCAGCCACACTGGAACGCGCCTTGCCGGTCATGGACAACGCCGAAGTGCAGCGCATCCGCAACGACTTCCCGGTCCTGGACCAACTGGTCAACGGACGCCCGCTGATCTACCTGGATTCCGGAGCGACGTCGCAGAATCCGCTCAGCGTCATCGAAGCCGAGCAGGAATTCTACGAGCAGCGCAACGCGGCGGTGCACCGCGGCGCCCACCACCTTGCAGTCGAGGCCACCGAAGCTTTCGAGGACGCCCGGCAGACGCTGGCCGGCTTCGTTGGCGCCGACTACTCCGAGCTCATCTGGACTTCCAACGCCACCGAAGGCTTGAACCTCCTCAGTTACGCCCTGTCCAATGCCGGGTTGTGGGCTGCGCAGGGCCGGGGCGACGGCCGGCTCAAGGAGCTCGCCCTGAATCCGGGTGACGAAATCGTGGTGACCGAGATGGAACACCACGCCAACCTCATACCCTGGCAGGAACTCGCCTTCCGCACCGGGGCAACCCTGCGGTACATCCCCGTCGACGACGACGGCAGCCTCCGCATGGACGTGGCCCGCGACACCGTGAACAGCCGGACAAAAGTCCTGGCCTTCACGCACGCCTCCAACGTCCTGGGCACCATCAACCCCGTCCGTGAACTCGCAGCCCTGGGCCGGCAAGCCGGAGCCCTGGTGGTACTTGACGCCTGCCAGTCCGCCCCGCACATGCCGCTGAACGTCAAAGAGCTGGATGTGGACTTTGCGGTGTTCTCCGGGCACAAAATGCTCGCACCCACCGGAATCGGGGTGCTCTACGGGAAGCAGGACATCCTGGATATCCTGCCGCCATTCCTGACGGGCGGTTCCATGATCACTACGGTGACCATGGAGCGGGCCGAGTACCTCCCGGCACCCCAGCGCTTCGAAGCCGGAACCCAGCGGATCTCCCAGGCGGTGGCGCTGGCCGCGGCAGTGAACTACCTGACGGAAACGGGGCTGGACCGGATCCACCAGTGGGAGGCTGAGCTCGGCCAGCGGATGGTCACCGGCCTGGAGTCCCTTCCCGGCATCCGGGTCCTGGGGCCTGCGGCGGGGCAGGACCGCATAGGGCTCGCCGCATTCGACGTTGACGGCGTGCACGCCCATGACGTGGGGCAGTTCCTTGACTCGCGGGGGATTGCCGTGCGCGTCGGCCACCACTGCGCCCAGCCGCTGCACCGCCGGCTGGGGCTGACGGCCACCACCAGGGCAAGCGCCTACCTTTACAACACCACCGACGACGTGGACCAGTTCCTGGATGCCGTCGCCGGCGTGCGCGCCTACTTCCGCGCCTAA
- the mfd gene encoding transcription-repair coupling factor encodes MSLPGPSTAGKPSTGTSSTGKSSTGKPSVGPSLEGLRRALAADQTFARVRAEAARGFAVRGQDYQISAPAGLRPVLLAEMADGIAAAGGGNGAGPGVVLAVTATGREAEDLTAALRAYLPAASVAEFPSWETLPHERLSPRSDTVGRRLSVLRRLAHPESSTAGPLRVVVAPVRAVVQPVVAGLGELVPVTLRVGQEKPFTEVVRSLADAAYARVDMVTHRGEFAVRGGIIDVFPPTEDHPVRVEFFGDEVDQMRWFAVADQRSLSSPGLHHPTELHAPPCREILITPSVMSRAATLKSQLPAAADMLEKIAGGIAVEGMESLAPVLVDAMVPFVEQLPAGSISVIIEPEKVRTRAHDLAATNEEFLEAAWSTASDGGTAPLDLSSQASAALHSASFRSLTETRTSSLEHGVSWWSITSLAQDEELLPEIDVLNLHAREPRGYQGDVAEMMDFIGSHVRDQWRIVVATEGPGPAQRLAELFHDADIPCARVDSLDHEPQAGIIEVTTAAVGRGFVLDGLKLGLLTEADLLGRTSAGSTKDMRRMPSKRRNAVDPLQLVAGDHVVHEQHGIGKFVELIQRKVAGGGDGVREYLVLEYAPSKRGAPGDRLFVPTDQLDQVTRYVGGDTPVLSKMGGADWASTKSKARKAVKEIAGELIRLYSARMASRGHAFAPDTPWQRELEEAFPYVETPDQLTTINEVKADMEREIPMDRLVSGDVGYGKTEIAVRAAFKAVQDSKQVAVLVPTTLLAQQHYETFTERFSGFPLRVKALSRFQGTKETKETVEGVKSGTVDVVIGTHRLLSKDFEFKDLGLVIVDEEQRFGVEHKEALKKMRTNVDVLAMSATPIPRTLEMSLTGIRETSTLATPPEERHPVLTYVGPYTDKQTSAAIRRELMREGQVFLVHNRVSTIERTAAKIRELVPEARVEVAHGQMSESRLEQIIVDFWEKRFDVLVCTTIIETGLDISNANTLIVDGADKYGLSQLHQLRGRVGRGRERAYAYFLYPSEKPLGEVALERLKAVATHNELGAGMQLAMKDLEIRGAGNLLGGEQSGHIQGVGFDLYIRLVGEAVADFRGEAEEKAAEMKIELPVNAHLPHDYVPGERLRLEAYRKLAAALTNEAIDEVLAELVDRYGEPPLPAQNLVAVARFRVGAREAGLSDVALQGNFIKFSPATLPESKVMRLNRMYPGSQSKPALDAVLIPKPKTAKIGGRDLQDAEILEWANGVIRNIFSDQPLAAPAVSG; translated from the coding sequence ATGAGCCTTCCCGGCCCGTCCACCGCCGGCAAACCCAGCACGGGCACATCCAGCACCGGCAAATCCAGCACCGGCAAACCCAGCGTAGGCCCTTCGCTGGAGGGACTGCGCCGCGCCCTCGCCGCGGACCAGACTTTCGCCCGGGTCCGCGCCGAGGCTGCCCGGGGCTTCGCCGTCCGCGGCCAGGACTACCAGATCAGTGCGCCGGCCGGGCTGCGGCCGGTGCTGCTGGCCGAGATGGCCGACGGCATTGCCGCCGCCGGGGGAGGGAACGGCGCCGGGCCGGGCGTGGTACTGGCCGTCACCGCAACCGGGCGCGAAGCGGAGGATCTTACCGCGGCGCTGCGCGCCTACCTGCCTGCTGCTTCGGTAGCTGAATTCCCCAGCTGGGAAACACTCCCGCACGAGCGGCTCTCGCCGCGCTCGGACACGGTAGGGCGGCGACTGTCCGTCCTGCGCCGCCTGGCGCACCCGGAAAGTTCGACGGCGGGGCCCCTCCGGGTGGTGGTGGCGCCGGTCCGTGCCGTGGTCCAGCCCGTGGTGGCCGGCCTGGGTGAGCTGGTCCCCGTCACCCTGAGGGTGGGCCAGGAGAAGCCGTTCACCGAAGTGGTCCGCAGCCTGGCTGACGCCGCTTATGCCCGGGTGGACATGGTGACCCACCGCGGCGAGTTCGCCGTGCGCGGCGGGATCATCGATGTTTTCCCGCCCACCGAGGACCACCCCGTCCGGGTCGAATTTTTCGGTGACGAAGTGGACCAGATGCGCTGGTTCGCCGTCGCCGACCAGCGCTCGCTGTCCTCACCCGGGCTGCACCACCCCACCGAACTGCACGCACCGCCCTGCCGGGAAATCCTGATCACTCCGTCCGTGATGTCCCGGGCCGCAACCCTCAAGTCCCAGCTTCCGGCCGCGGCCGACATGCTCGAAAAGATTGCCGGCGGGATTGCCGTGGAGGGCATGGAATCCCTGGCCCCGGTGCTGGTGGACGCCATGGTCCCGTTTGTGGAGCAGCTGCCCGCCGGTTCCATCTCGGTGATCATTGAACCGGAAAAGGTCCGCACCCGCGCCCACGACCTCGCCGCCACGAACGAGGAATTCCTCGAAGCTGCCTGGTCCACGGCCTCCGACGGCGGGACCGCGCCGCTGGACCTCAGCTCGCAGGCAAGCGCCGCGCTCCATTCGGCCAGTTTCCGTTCATTGACCGAAACCAGGACCTCGTCCCTTGAACACGGCGTTTCGTGGTGGTCCATCACCTCGCTGGCCCAGGACGAGGAACTGCTGCCCGAGATCGACGTCCTGAACCTGCACGCCCGCGAACCGCGCGGCTACCAGGGCGACGTCGCGGAAATGATGGACTTTATCGGGTCGCACGTGCGGGACCAATGGCGGATCGTGGTGGCCACCGAGGGCCCCGGCCCCGCCCAGCGGCTGGCCGAACTGTTCCACGACGCGGACATCCCCTGCGCCCGGGTGGACAGCCTGGACCACGAACCCCAGGCGGGCATCATCGAGGTGACCACTGCCGCCGTCGGACGCGGTTTTGTCCTGGACGGGCTGAAGCTCGGCCTGCTCACCGAAGCAGACCTCCTGGGCCGGACCTCCGCGGGGTCCACCAAGGACATGCGGCGCATGCCCTCCAAGCGGCGCAATGCGGTAGACCCCCTGCAGCTTGTCGCAGGCGACCATGTGGTGCACGAACAGCACGGAATCGGCAAGTTCGTGGAGCTGATCCAGCGCAAGGTGGCTGGCGGCGGCGACGGCGTGCGCGAGTACCTCGTGCTGGAATACGCCCCATCCAAACGCGGCGCCCCGGGCGACCGGCTGTTTGTTCCCACGGACCAGCTGGACCAGGTGACGCGCTACGTCGGTGGCGACACCCCGGTGCTCAGCAAAATGGGCGGCGCGGACTGGGCCAGCACCAAGTCCAAGGCCCGGAAGGCCGTCAAGGAGATCGCGGGCGAGCTGATCCGGCTGTATTCGGCCAGAATGGCCTCCCGCGGGCACGCCTTTGCCCCGGACACCCCGTGGCAGCGCGAGCTCGAGGAAGCCTTCCCCTACGTTGAGACGCCGGACCAGCTGACCACTATCAACGAGGTCAAGGCGGACATGGAACGCGAGATCCCCATGGACCGGCTGGTTTCCGGCGACGTGGGTTACGGCAAGACGGAGATCGCTGTGCGTGCCGCGTTCAAGGCCGTCCAGGACAGCAAACAGGTGGCCGTGCTGGTGCCCACCACCCTGCTGGCCCAGCAGCACTACGAAACGTTCACCGAGCGGTTCTCCGGGTTCCCGCTGCGGGTCAAGGCCCTGTCCCGGTTCCAGGGGACCAAGGAAACCAAGGAAACGGTGGAGGGCGTCAAGAGCGGCACCGTGGACGTGGTGATCGGCACCCACCGGCTGCTGTCCAAGGACTTCGAGTTCAAGGACCTCGGCCTGGTGATCGTGGACGAGGAACAGCGCTTCGGGGTGGAGCACAAGGAAGCCCTGAAGAAGATGCGCACCAACGTGGACGTGCTGGCCATGAGCGCCACCCCCATTCCGCGTACCTTGGAGATGTCCCTGACCGGGATCCGGGAAACGTCCACCCTGGCCACCCCGCCGGAGGAACGGCACCCTGTCCTGACCTACGTGGGACCCTATACGGACAAGCAGACCTCCGCTGCCATCCGACGTGAGCTGATGCGCGAAGGGCAGGTGTTCCTGGTCCATAACCGGGTGTCCACCATTGAGCGGACCGCCGCCAAGATCCGCGAACTGGTCCCGGAGGCCCGGGTGGAGGTGGCCCACGGGCAGATGTCCGAGAGCCGCCTGGAGCAGATCATCGTGGATTTCTGGGAGAAGCGCTTCGACGTGCTGGTGTGCACCACCATCATTGAAACCGGCCTGGACATCTCCAACGCCAACACGCTGATCGTGGACGGGGCGGACAAGTACGGCCTGTCCCAGCTGCACCAGCTCCGCGGGCGCGTGGGCCGTGGCCGGGAGCGCGCCTACGCGTACTTCCTGTACCCCTCCGAGAAACCGCTGGGCGAAGTGGCGCTGGAGCGGCTGAAGGCCGTGGCAACCCACAACGAACTGGGCGCGGGCATGCAGCTGGCCATGAAGGACCTCGAAATCCGCGGTGCCGGCAACCTGCTGGGCGGCGAACAGTCCGGGCATATCCAGGGCGTGGGCTTCGACCTGTATATCCGTCTGGTGGGCGAGGCGGTGGCGGACTTCCGCGGCGAGGCCGAGGAGAAGGCCGCCGAGATGAAGATTGAATTGCCCGTCAACGCGCACCTCCCGCACGACTACGTGCCGGGGGAGAGGCTCCGCCTGGAGGCGTACCGCAAACTCGCAGCCGCCCTCACCAACGAGGCCATCGACGAAGTCCTCGCTGAGCTCGTGGACAGGTACGGCGAGCCGCCGCTCCCGGCGCAGAACCTGGTGGCCGTGGCCCGCTTCCGGGTGGGTGCCCGGGAAGCCGGCCTCTCCGACGTCGCGCTGCAGGGCAACTTCATCAAGTTCTCACCTGCCACCCTTCCGGAATCCAAAGTCATGCGCCTGAACCGGATGTACCCGGGATCCCAGTCCAAGCCGGCCCTGGACGCCGTGCTGATTCCCAAACCGAAAACGGCGAAGATCGGCGGCCGCGACCTGCAGGACGCCGAAATCCTGGAATGGGCCAACGGCGTCATCCGCAACATCTTCTCCGACCAGCCTCTCGCCGCTCCGGCAGTCAGCGGTTAG
- the sufU gene encoding Fe-S cluster assembly sulfur transfer protein SufU: MSLDQLYQQIILDHSKARHGSGLAATEAPGGATTGQSHQLNPVCGDEVTLRLAVTDGKVAQVAWDGAGCSISMASASVLTDLAEGMTVTELHEVIDSFREVLRSRGKIHADPELLGDAAAFEGVARYAARVKCAMISWVAAEDALNQAA; the protein is encoded by the coding sequence ATGAGCCTCGACCAGCTGTACCAGCAGATCATCCTCGACCACTCCAAAGCCCGCCACGGCAGCGGCCTGGCCGCCACCGAGGCACCCGGCGGCGCCACGACCGGCCAATCGCACCAGCTCAACCCGGTCTGCGGCGACGAAGTGACCCTGCGCCTGGCAGTCACTGACGGAAAAGTGGCACAGGTTGCCTGGGACGGCGCGGGCTGCTCCATTTCCATGGCGTCCGCCTCAGTCCTGACAGACCTGGCAGAGGGCATGACAGTAACCGAACTTCACGAGGTGATTGACAGCTTCCGCGAGGTCCTGAGGTCGCGGGGAAAGATCCACGCGGACCCTGAACTGCTGGGCGACGCAGCAGCCTTTGAGGGAGTGGCCCGGTACGCGGCACGGGTCAAGTGCGCCATGATTTCCTGGGTTGCCGCCGAGGACGCGCTCAACCAGGCTGCCTAG
- a CDS encoding metal-dependent hydrolase, with protein MGGHHAASGAAAWVAIASTGPYTLGWYPLDATGILIGGMATAGTALVCDWDHRHSTVANSLPPLSNVIAVGIENASGGHRQGTHSVLGAAFFVLLATLAGQVQLQTDWGLLSVGAGLLCMFMINIAAKALKLFPKSGFLTNWIFGLVMAGLVTWYAPDQWTWLPVSMLTGVAVHIIGDLVTTGGVPLLWPLVIRPPKVLRRMPLLRTVWRPNGALSLPLLGRAGSKREWLLLIPVSAYAMVGLCVAGWSIAHTHWTRVAAAAEAWTRIWF; from the coding sequence ATGGGAGGACATCACGCCGCATCGGGAGCCGCGGCGTGGGTAGCTATTGCTTCAACGGGGCCGTACACCCTGGGCTGGTATCCGCTGGACGCCACCGGCATCCTGATCGGCGGGATGGCGACGGCGGGCACCGCCCTGGTGTGCGACTGGGACCACCGGCACAGCACCGTGGCCAATTCCCTGCCGCCGCTGTCCAACGTCATTGCGGTGGGCATTGAAAATGCCAGCGGGGGGCACCGGCAGGGCACCCACTCCGTGCTCGGGGCTGCCTTCTTTGTGCTGCTGGCGACGTTGGCCGGCCAGGTCCAGCTCCAGACCGACTGGGGCCTGCTGTCCGTGGGGGCCGGGCTGCTGTGCATGTTCATGATCAACATCGCGGCGAAGGCGCTCAAGCTTTTCCCGAAGTCCGGGTTCCTCACCAACTGGATTTTCGGGCTGGTGATGGCCGGACTCGTCACCTGGTATGCCCCGGACCAGTGGACCTGGCTTCCGGTCTCGATGCTTACCGGTGTGGCCGTCCACATCATCGGTGACCTGGTGACTACCGGCGGGGTGCCCCTGCTCTGGCCGCTGGTGATCCGTCCGCCCAAGGTGCTGCGCCGGATGCCGCTGCTGCGCACGGTCTGGCGGCCCAACGGCGCCCTGTCGCTGCCGCTGCTGGGGCGTGCAGGGTCGAAGCGTGAATGGCTGCTGCTGATCCCCGTCAGTGCTTACGCCATGGTGGGGTTGTGTGTGGCGGGCTGGTCAATAGCCCACACTCACTGGACCAGGGTGGCGGCCGCGGCCGAAGCCTGGACCCGCATCTGGTTCTGA
- the deoC gene encoding deoxyribose-phosphate aldolase, producing MSNEATPSVQTAAAGAPGPGSIASFIDHTLLKPEAGEADVLKVCAEAAEYHFKSVCVNPLWVKTVKKALRGSGVLTCSVVGFPLGATPTDVKTFEARGAVLDGADEVDMVINIAAARAGDKGALVEDIASVAEAVHASGAVLKVIIETALLNDSQKVLACEAALEAGADFVKTSTGFNGGGATAEDVALMRRTVGPGLGVKASGGVRSLEDAQAMIAAGATRIGASSGIAIVKGEQGSSSY from the coding sequence ATGAGCAACGAAGCCACCCCTTCCGTTCAAACAGCCGCCGCCGGCGCCCCGGGTCCGGGCAGCATAGCGTCCTTCATCGACCACACATTGCTGAAGCCCGAGGCCGGTGAGGCTGACGTCCTGAAGGTCTGTGCGGAAGCGGCCGAATACCACTTCAAGTCAGTGTGCGTGAATCCCCTCTGGGTCAAGACCGTAAAGAAGGCTCTCAGGGGTTCCGGCGTCCTGACCTGCTCGGTGGTGGGCTTTCCGCTCGGTGCCACGCCCACTGACGTCAAGACGTTCGAGGCCCGCGGCGCGGTGCTGGACGGCGCGGACGAGGTGGACATGGTCATCAACATCGCGGCCGCCCGCGCGGGGGACAAGGGCGCGCTGGTTGAGGACATTGCTTCAGTGGCGGAGGCTGTGCATGCCAGCGGCGCCGTCCTTAAAGTCATTATCGAAACGGCGCTGCTCAACGACAGCCAGAAGGTCCTGGCCTGTGAAGCCGCCCTGGAGGCAGGCGCCGACTTCGTGAAGACCTCAACCGGCTTCAACGGCGGCGGCGCCACGGCGGAGGATGTGGCCTTGATGCGCCGCACGGTGGGCCCCGGCCTTGGCGTCAAGGCCTCCGGCGGCGTGCGGTCCCTCGAGGATGCGCAGGCTATGATTGCTGCAGGTGCAACACGTATTGGCGCCAGCTCCGGCATCGCCATCGTCAAGGGTGAACAGGGTTCGTCCTCCTACTGA
- a CDS encoding DUF2505 domain-containing protein, with translation MALSATTTLPHSVPSVAAVLVNEDFQRHVSQLVGGSLESFTVDGDVAGAFSATSVRTLPTTRLPEIARKFVGEHLKVTQVENWDAPAADGSRQSSISLKIAGAPVDVTAVQRLVAADGGTRVELEGAVKSSVPFLGGKIADAAEPMVAKALNLQAKQAQAWLESH, from the coding sequence TTGGCCCTGAGCGCAACCACCACCCTTCCGCACTCCGTCCCCAGCGTTGCAGCTGTCCTGGTGAACGAGGATTTCCAGCGCCACGTCAGCCAGCTCGTAGGCGGCAGCCTTGAATCCTTCACCGTCGACGGCGATGTTGCCGGCGCCTTCAGCGCCACCTCCGTGCGGACCCTGCCCACCACCCGCCTGCCGGAAATCGCACGCAAGTTCGTGGGCGAGCACCTGAAAGTGACCCAGGTGGAGAACTGGGATGCCCCCGCCGCGGACGGTTCCCGGCAGAGCAGCATTTCGCTGAAGATTGCCGGCGCCCCCGTCGACGTCACCGCGGTACAGCGGCTCGTTGCTGCCGACGGCGGCACCCGCGTTGAGCTTGAAGGTGCCGTGAAGTCTTCGGTGCCGTTCCTGGGCGGGAAAATCGCCGACGCCGCCGAGCCGATGGTTGCCAAGGCCCTGAACCTGCAGGCCAAGCAGGCACAGGCCTGGCTGGAAAGCCACTAG
- a CDS encoding SCO4848 family membrane protein — protein sequence MELPVFAALVLIVAGIWSLVVWPQFLRRVMKDPRARDAAGKATRFLTVHVVLVSISMVLGAATAVIGILGLAG from the coding sequence GTGGAACTGCCTGTCTTTGCCGCGCTCGTCCTGATTGTTGCCGGTATCTGGTCGCTGGTGGTCTGGCCGCAGTTCCTGCGCCGGGTCATGAAGGATCCGCGCGCCCGGGACGCCGCCGGCAAGGCCACCAGGTTCCTCACCGTCCACGTGGTGCTGGTCAGCATCTCGATGGTGCTCGGCGCAGCCACGGCGGTGATTGGTATTCTGGGGCTGGCCGGCTAG